The nucleotide sequence GGTAGCAACAGTTTTTCAAAATAAAAACGCCAAAGTGAAATTAGCGAAGAGAAGATAAATAAGGGACTCGATCTCTTACAGGTCGTGTGGCTGTCGTGCTTGTGGGGAAATGGGGATGCTCAGGGCAAGCATGGGGTCCAGAGCGGAACTGCTACCCGCATCAGCTTGCGTACTTTGTCCTTCAAGCAGATTTGAAACTCTACGGTTTATAATCTCACGACTGTTGCGGAATTCTGAAAGCAAGGCACCTGTCAGTTGGCGACCCCGAGGCATCTTTCTGGTAGAGGCCGGGTTAATAGCCTTACCCATGTGATGCACTTCATAGTGAAGATGCGGCCCGGTTGACAGGCCTGTGGAACCTACGGTTCCGATAACCTGACCCTGACTAACCCGTACGCCCTTTCGGATGCCGCGTCCATAACGGTGAAGGTGTGCATAAACCGTTTTGTATCCATTAGCATGGCGGATGCGGATATATTTACCGTATGCGCCCTTGCGCCCGACAAACTCTACGGTGCCGTTACCGGCAGCATAAATGGGAGTTCCGCGAGGGGCTGCGAAGTCCACACCCTGATGCATACGAGAATATCCAAGGATGGGATGGCGGCGCATACCAAACCGCGATGAAAGCCGCGCTCCATCAACAGGAGTGCGCATCAAGAAGCGTTGGGCACTATGGCCGGAGGCATCATAATAGCTGGCGATTTTTGTATCAGACGGTGTATGTCGCCAGAAAGAAATGGGCTCACCTTTAATTGTAAGAGAGGTGTATTGGATTTTGTTGTGACGGACGAGGCGTCCTTCGGGAGTGTGCTCGCTCTCGTAGACAATCGTAAAACGGTCACCTTGGCGAATTTCACGTTGAAAGTCTA is from Parvularculales bacterium and encodes:
- a CDS encoding M23 family metallopeptidase, which produces MNSPETNWQEATISHLTAAKREISRFLGRSAIIIAGGVAIALMVVALSAYLTPHTKSQKTALEGLNPQTAIIAILEGTEPESVEREATEPLIDNNPQSEPQTVSLTFAKGDNLAGLLMDHASLSPEDIHHAITALKPYTNPRRIQMGQKLVMNFAPSDAKIPDATNSDTTASNTGASSPVHEVSTIPDLVLASFSLETALDRNVTAIRLDDGKWQGHEEIIPLERRYRYVSGTIDSSLYVAAQKAGAHPKIINDMIQIYSHDIDFQREIRQGDRFTIVYESEHTPEGRLVRHNKIQYTSLTIKGEPISFWRHTPSDTKIASYYDASGHSAQRFLMRTPVDGARLSSRFGMRRHPILGYSRMHQGVDFAAPRGTPIYAAGNGTVEFVGRKGAYGKYIRIRHANGYKTVYAHLHRYGRGIRKGVRVSQGQVIGTVGSTGLSTGPHLHYEVHHMGKAINPASTRKMPRGRQLTGALLSEFRNSREIINRRVSNLLEGQSTQADAGSSSALDPMLALSIPISPQARQPHDL